The window TCAATTATCAGCTCGGTCCTTATTAAAGATGTCTAACGAAACAGAACTTCATATTTATCAAACTGCACATTTGACttgatatttaattaaaattaccTTTAATATGCATGAGTTTGTACAGTGATGCATATGCTTTATATAATTCTATTAATATTGATGCAGTGTGGTTAGCATGTTGGATTAGCATTGCTATAAAATGTCATAGAAAATGGCTTGTTTAGTTGGATTGTTTCCAACTTTCTTCTGGTGTTTAGGTGGAACCAGCGTGTGGGCCATCActccagaggagagggggaagtaCGACAAGCAGTTCGACAGCCTGGCCCCCGTCCTCGGCTACGTCTCAGGTACACTGTTGCCGCAACAAACAagcggcatttaaaaaaaaaaaattcttggtGTGGCGAGTGACATTCAGCATCAACATCAGTGGTTTTTGTTGGTCTTTAGGAGAACAAGCCCGGAAGTTCTTCCTCCAGTCCGGCCTGCCTCCTTCTGTCCTGGCTGAAATCTGGTTAGTGATTCCTCAGCCTGATAACGTGACCAGAATGAGGTCATATTGTCCTGCCTGCTTTGGGCTTCCTGTTTAACTTCCTCCAAGGCTCGCTGCAGTCGGTGTGTGTTCTGATTTTTGCTTGTGTAACAATGGTcgctctcagttttctccctctcttcctcctcctcctcctcctgtaggcACCTCGCTGACACAGATAGTGATGGGAAGATGGACAGACTGGAGTTCTCTATCGCCATGAAGCTCATCAAACTCAGACTCCAGGGGCGGAGCTTGCCCTCTTCCCTGCCAATCATCATGAAGCAGTCTCCCGGTTCGGCTCCGATCGTCCCTTCAGCTGCACGATTTGGTAAACAGAGCTTTCCTCCCCAAGATCCTCCTTCTGTGTTGTTTCACCAGACTGCATCGTGTGTTCTAAACCCCTGTTGTTGTTCCTCGCATTCACCTTCTGTGTTTCCTCCTAACAGGAATGGGTTCTATGCCCAACCTGTCTGTTGGTCTGTCATCCATACCAGCCATGCCCATCCTAACCCCCATCCCCATCAACCCTATGCAACCCCTGGTTCCTGTGCCCATGACTCTGCCCCTCATCAGCATCCAGGGAAATTCTGGACTCCCCAATGGCTCCGTCagcctcctccccccacctcttgTTCACAGCAACGCAGGTCGGTTCTGCACAGGAACCATTTTAATTTCCTTGATGGACACaattgggtttgttttttttgtacaaCAACTCCCTCTCGACACCCTGATGCAGCACATTTGCAACAGTAGCATAACGATATAAAGCAGCTGTGTCGTTAACGCTAACGCTATCATTAGCAGAGCAAATTTATCCCAGAAATTCGctcggcaacaacaacaactaagcAACAAACGTGAGTTTGCGGATGTATCAACTTGCTTTGTCGGTCACTGTGGGAAAAgggagcttttccttttttccatctgttCCCTACAGCTGCTCCTCCGGCGAAGGCACCAGCCTCACCTCCCGTTcaacttcttcctctctcctcgctcATATTTCTGATACAGGCTGCAAACATCACTGCCCTCTTAAGCAGAGGTGCAGACAGCCGCGAGCACAGCAATTACAGCCAGATGTCAATAACCTTGCTGCTGGGAGTTTGGCATGCCGCAACTGTGAAATCTGAGATGATAAGATTAAAGATTAGATGCACGCACAGTTCAAGGGCAGCTACACCCTGCACTAATGCTGTAGGTGTGATTGCGTAATAGACAACAGTCAGGAAACCTTGAAGGGAATTTGATGTCTTGTGTCATGTTTCTTTGAATGAGTGCAAACCCCAAATCTTCTAACCTTGTTCACAGGGCTCCCTCTCTCTGGCTTCTCTTCTCCCATGACGTTCTCCCCGCCCAGCAGCATGTCAAAGGCAAATTCGCTCCTGGATCTGGGATCCAGCAGGTGAGATAAGTGGAACTAAAGGCACAATATTCAAATCAGAGGAATCCAAAGTCTGCCATTATTGTTCAGGCACATAGAGAGTGACTGTGTGGAAGCTACATTCCTTCTGAACATCCTCTGGCTTACAAAACAAAGGTTTAGTTTTCATATTGTATGGAGATTTTATTGCAGCCTGGTTTAATAACGCAGCCTGTAAGAAAGAGCGGTGCTGCGTTATCAGCGGTCTAAAGGAAGGCAGGGAAGGGTCCAGGATCAGAAGGCACACAGAGCCGAGATAACAGCAGGAAGACCATTAGAAATCAGATGATCTTGTTGGCAACAATAGGAAGTGAGTTTGTTTAGATGTAGGAATGCTTAAAGACCAAGAGAATTAGATTAGGAGTCCTGTTTGAGGAGGTAACTTTTGAAGGTTTTCTTTAGTTTAAGTCACATTGGACATTCATttattccctcttttttctgtcagcaacagtttatatatatattttagtcACAATGTTGAaaatatttgtaggtctgcacatttgtttttgcagtgATTCAAAAAGCTCGTAAAAGGTTTTGTTCCGGGTTGTTCTGCGGCATTTTGTTAGGTTTGGAAAATAAAACGGGAGTATCTGATTTCAGGTgcatcacagcacacacacacacagacacaaacagacgcaagcacacacacaattctAACCTCAGGTGTTAAGGAGACAAAGTGCAAAGACACCCACCAGGGCACAAATTCTTTCTATTCTCAATATGAGACTTTACAAAACTGTGTAGCTGCATTATTTCATAGACATTCATGGCAAAAGAAGCCTTCAGGCAGAGGGAGGACCCTTCTCGGCTTCTGCTATTGTCCCACCGAAACCTCATAGTCATAGTCCCACAATGGctgaaaaaaagagcatttttctCAAATAAACATCAGCGACCCAGCCCATCCTCTTACTGGGCTGCAAGGACATTGTTGAAAATAACCCCAGAATGGCTGATTAGGGTCGCTGCTACAGTTTGGTCCACTTTGAGAGAATTATGGTCTGCATGAACGCTCGCAGTAGCTTCTATACTGTGTCATTTCAGCCACGTTTCAGCTCAACATCTCTCTTTTTGTAGCTCAAATTCTTCCTCCACGACATCATTGGCCAGCAACTCGCCAAAGATGGCCACAAATGATTGGTCCATTCCACAGGCCTCCAGACTCAAGTACCGCCAGCAGTTCAACACGCTTGACAAACTCATGAGTGGATACTTATCAGGCAGGTCACACAAGCACTCACCACTAAAACAAGCATCACATGGACCTTTGGGTCACATCTGATTGGTTCTTATGCAGATGATTGCGCTTACCACAAtccagcagccacacacacaccatcagaaGCATCAGAATCACTCTAGTGTTTAACTTTGCAGGTCCTCAGGTGAGAAACGCGCTCATAGCGTCCAACCTCACCCAAACCCAGCTGGCTACCATCTGGTGAGTGTAGTGTGGGGTTGTTTACCTGCGTAGGCCACACCAGAGCTGCCCAACATGAGCACTCTTGTTTGAACATGCTCCGGTTTGCAACTCTGTTTCCGTTCCCAGGACGTTGGCGGACGTGGACAGAGACGGTCGTCTTCAGGGCGACGAGTTCATTTTAGCCATGCACCTGGTGGATATGGCCAAGAGCGGCCGACCTCTACCGCTCACACTGCCTCAAGACCTGgttcctccctctctcaggtAGCTCACCCACACAGAATCAGTGGAGTGCTTTTCTTTTTGAGTTGTTTAAACGGtatctgctttgtttctgttccAGAGGAGGGATGAAGCCCATCGAGCTTGTTAATGGAACTGGACCACCCCTAAGTTCTTGTTTAATCGACACAATTGAGACAGAACCTCCACAAAAGAACAAGAGCAATGGTACGACAGCACCTACAGAGTATGTTGATTTGGAATCAGGCTTAGACTAAGGAGGCCGGCAGCATTTGAGGTTTTGGTATTTTTATGATGCAAAGTGGGTTTTTTAGGTTCGAACTCATAGCTCTTCTTCGACTCACCTGTGGAATGTTTTCATTCTTCCCCTCAGTGTCCTTTGAGGACAAGCTGAAGGAGAACTTTGCACGAGGCAGCGCTGAGCTGGAGAAGCGCCGGCAGGCTTTAGAAGATgcccagaggaaggagagggagaggagggagagggaggagagggaagctCAGGAAcggagggagagggaggccagggagctggagaaccggaggaggctggaggaggagaggcgactggagaggatgagagagatggagagacagagggaggaggaaagggtgagggagctggagaggaaggaggtgagTGGCTACATTATAGTGCGCAGTAAACATGGGTTGATGCATTTTAATCAGTTTATTTAACTAAAGAAAAAATAGGTTATTTATGTTCTATTTTGCTGTATTTGGTGACCAGGCAGCAAGGCAGGAGATGGAGcgccagaggagggaggagtgggagcgagggaagaaagaggagcttTCCAGAAGGAGAACGGGGGAGCAGGAAGAGATCTCCCGGCTCAGGGCCAAAAAGAAGAGTCTGGAGTTGGAGCTGGAGGCTGTGGTAAACGCGCGGAGCTCATATGTTTTTAATTCAAAGAACGGCCTCACGCTAAGATCGGCCTCCCGCTGTCACAGGGCAACAAGCACAAGCAGATCTCAGACCGCCTCCGCGACGCTCAGAGTAAGAGGTGGATCCTCAAGGCGGAGGTGGACCTCATCAACCAGAAGAGGGACGCCCGCATCTCAGAGATCAACACTTTGCAGCTCCACTTTGAGGCCGGTCAaacgttttttctttttatctttcGTGTCCATCATTGAAGTATCCATCATCGCCGGTTTTGGCTGTTTGCTGCAGGACTGGCAGAAGAAGCTCTCGCTGCTGGTCCCAGAGCAGCAAAGGCTGACGGAGAAGCTGCGAAGCATCGGCCTGAGCAAAATCTCACGTAAGTGAAGGAGGCGGTCGTAGCAGCGGACGTCGGAGACGCTTCCTCCCTTCTGACCTCCTGTCTTTGCTTTGCAGCGGGAACTTTGACCTCCCTCACTGGGTCCGTGACGGAGAAAGGTGTGAACTGTCGGAGGCTGAAGGACCAGCTGGACACACTGGAGAGGGAGACCACGGACAAACTGGCCCAGATGGACCAGTACAACAAGGAGCTTAAGGTCAGAGAGTGACAGATTCATCATGACCTCCTCTGTACTTAATCATAGCTCGATAATAATTCGGTAACatacatttctttgttttccgtTTCCAAgctgatgtttttaaaaggtttaacaccttttttctcccctttctcttcctccctgcttcCCGTCTCTGGATTTCTCACTATTTTCCAccctttcctgttttcctctgtggATCTTGGTCCCtctcaccttctcctccctcgcGTTTCTCCCTCCGTCGCCCTCGCCGTGCTTGCTGTAGCTCGCTGATATGGACGACTGTGTCCTGCGGGgccttctgtctctgctggCCTGCCTCAGCCAGCTTTTCTTTCTCATCAAGGTTCTCCTCCTTGCTCTCTGTAGTTTCCACTCatttcctcctcactcctcctttGTTATTTATTGTAATCACACCTTCTGCTTACCTCCATAGGAAAGGGATATTTGTTCATCTTGTGTCTCGTGGCTCATTATTAAATCAGCACATTGGAACTCTggagttctgtttttgttgctttggttCAGGTGTATTACCGGCTGCTCCCCAaggggaaaacacacattctgCTGTGGCTGTATAGAAAATAGAAACAATATGAATTCATCTGCATGTTCCTGTGGAAgtcatttgcctttttttccatATAAAAACATCCCTTTTCATGTCTGTTCATTTTGAGAGGTTTTTTAGGCTCCGTTAACTTCTGGATGCTTCCTATATTGACTGCTTGCCTTTTTATTCTAAATAAATTCCCGCATCTGCATCAGGAGCTGAGGGAAAAGCAGGTGAGGCAGCAGGATGTCCTGGACGACCTCTACAGAGtcaaagaggagaagcagagagagctgcagagactcagggaagaggagaaggagaggaggaggagagagctaGAGGAGGCTGCCAGGTGAGTGCCAGGAAACATTTGTGTTCAGAGGAGCTCATTTCTTGCCGTTTCTGATGTTTTCGACATTTAATTTCCCCAGACAGGCAAAGCTGGAAGAAGAAAGAcggcagcagagagaaaaggaggaagaggaggcccgACAGAGGAGGCtcttggaggagcagagggaggaagaggagagggaggcacaGGCTCGACTGAGGGCAGGGCAGGAGAAAgctcaggaagaggagaggaagaggagacaggaggaggaagaggagaggaagaggagacaggaggaggagaggaggaggagacaggaggaggagaggaggaggaggagaggagaaggagacaggaggaagaagagaggagaagaagactggaagaggaggagacaggaggaggaggaacggaagaggagacaggaggaggagaggagaaggagacaggaggaagaagagaggagaagaagactggaagaggaggagaggaagaggaaagatgaagaggagaggaggaagaaagaagacagaggaCATCTGCAGCCAGCCCCAAAGCTGACCGTGTTTAGAGCTCTCTATTCCTTTCAAGCTCGCAACTCAGACGAGCTGAGTATCGACGCCAACTGTCTTATAGAGGTACAAACAAACGTGGAGCATTCGTCGCTGTTGTAAACTCTCCTCCTGATGTTTGCCTGTCCTCCGTGATGCAGGTGGATGAGCAGACCCTTGGAGAGCCAGGCTGGCTTTGCGGTACTTATCGTGGAAACAGGGGCTGGTTCCCCCAGAGTTACGCCGAGAAATGTCTGAGCATGGATGTCACCACTTCTGCACCGCCTTTACCTGGAAAAACACCCCGTCCGCCACCGGCAGCCGACACCAGGTAGCAGTCTGTCCCTGAGACAGCCTTCACCTGCTCTCTGGGTTCTTGTCGCTCTTATTTACCCCAGATTTTACCCCAGAGTCCCGGCTATAGAGGTGGTGAATGACGGTTCTTCTCCGGCACAACCCGATTCCTCGCAGGTGAGAAGGAAAACCAGTTATTACTAAGTAGCAACTACTCTTTTTTGATATTTCCTGGTTAGCAGTTCCTGTCAGAGACCATAGCTCATGGATGATTCCCTCTGAACTCCCCCAGCCTCAGTCCACGGTTCCTCTGCTGGCTCGAGCCATCACATCGTGGtcggacagacaggacagacactccGAGCTCTTACccggtgctgctgatggtgtcaCGGCGCTGCTGAGCCTCTCGCAGGGCGACATCGTTGgcgtgctgcagcagagggaggactgGTGTTTGGGACAGCTGAACGGGACCCAGGGGTGGTTCCCCAAAGACTGCATCACCTTACTGACCAACAGCCACACCGagtatgaacacacacacacacacacacacacacacacacacacacaccgcagctGTAAACCAGACTAGTACTGACTTAACCTATtctcttattctagtgtggatGGTTCAGACCCGGGTGACTCGGCTCATCTAGAGGGTAAGTTTGTTCTCTGTTTCTGTTATAATGTAAAAGCGTGTGACTGATTTTCCTCCCCTCACCAGAGTACGTGGCCCTGTACACATACGAGAGCCCAGAAGCTGGAGACTTGACGTTCGTCGAGGGGGACGTCATCATTATGacggagagagaaggagagtgGTGGCGAGGTTGCATCGGCGATCAAACAGGCGTGTTTCCTTCCAACTATGTCCGACCTGTTGAGCTGGAGGTTAGCCACTGGTCAAAAATCATTACCCACTATCTATTTATGCCTGGTATAAATTGCAGATGGAGCAATTAGTGTGTCTCATTAACGATGACAAACTTGTTTTGTTTAGGTAAGCAGATCCGGAGCTCAGAAATCTGGTGAGAATGTGCCCAGTAAATCCACATGTCTGCAGATTCTCTCTTGATGTTATTATTCAACTGTCTGTGTTTGGTCAACAGAAATAGCCCAGGCAgtcaccagcaccaacaccagcacgcCAACTGTGCATCAGCTGACTTTGTCTCCGGGGCAACTGATCGTGGTCTTGGCAAAGAACTCCACCGGCTGGTGGCTCGGGGAACTGCAGGTGAGCGTTCCAAGCCCGATGAGGGGGGAGTCTAAAGTAGAACAAATTTCAATAATGTACactcttttttattatttatttctgtcaatCACTCAACTGATTCAGTTGCTTAACTCGGATGAACTGAAAGAGCCCAAACACTCAAATGTGTTTAACGACAGATCTATCTATATTTGTGGGGACATTGCTGTATAGAAACCAAAGTGATGTAAGTGGTGTGGCACTAACATTGGCAGCTCTTCCAATGGGAGGAGACAGTGAACAAAACTCTCCGAAGCAACAAAAGTGAGTGTTTTTGTGGCGGATACTCACAGCCACCGAATCGGTAGATTCAGACTCAGGATTGCTGTTTATGCTGCTGAAATACGTGAGTAATCGATTCTGCCGCCTGCTCAGTAACGGGGCTGCATCAACTTATTCTTCGAGTCCACAATGAAGAATTAAACCAGCTTTTCTTGTCattactgttttttttaccCCTTCAGGCTCGAGGCAAAAAGCGCCAGAGAGGCTGGTTTCACCACTCGCACGTCAAGCTCCTCAGTCCCTCTTGCACCAAGTCTCCCCCGTCCCCGCTGCCAGGTGACGTCGGAGCACTCCGAACATGAATGTTTTTCATTTACGACTCCTCTGAACGCGTAACCTCAACCACGGGTCTCTTCAGTGTGCCAGGTGATCGCCATGTACGACTACACCGCCGCCAACCAGGACGAGCTGAGCTTCTCCAAAGGTCAGCTGATCAACATCTTGGACAAGACCAACCCGGATTGGTGGAAAGGAGAGGTCAACGGGGTCACGGGCCTGCTGCCGACCAACTACGTGAAGATGACGACGGACTCGGACCCCAGCCAGCAGTGTGAGTTTTTATCCCACCCCTCCTTTGATCTGGCCGAAACAGTCGCACGTGTCGTCCACATTACGGCGAGATGGCGATGAGACGCGACCGCACAGGCCGACTGACGCGGTCACCGGTCGCAGACACCGACTGTTGTGTGACGTGGTTGCCTTGGCTCCCTGCAGGTGACTCGGTGTCCATGTCAGAGCATGGAAACACTGACGGTAAGACTTGAGGGGTCGCTTTCTGTCAATCACCGAGCGATCACCGGTGAACACGAGCCCACTTGGCTCAAAAATTCCCGCCCGTTGATTCCATTTGTTTTTGGATCAGACTTTGAAGCCAGTTCTGATTTAACAGCTCCAACAATTAAAACCCGAATCATGGGAGATATGCTTATGAACAGACTTGTTCTTGTTTCCTTACAATTCAGCATCTTAGGCTGATCAGGGACTGGACAGCTGCTTGGACACAGCCCAGCAGgactgcagcagaacctgaggCAGCATTTTCCTCTCATCATTTTTTATGCGCAGCTAAGCTCCCCATTCCTGCCGCTTCCATCGCCAATGTTTTAATGCTCAGCAGTCATGTGCATAAGCATATTTTCGCTTCCAAAACAAAAATTCTTGCCAGTAAATCGGTGTCAAGAACCAGCCATTGATTGACAGGCCCGTTTAAAAAGGGATCAGG of the Takifugu flavidus isolate HTHZ2018 chromosome 19, ASM371156v2, whole genome shotgun sequence genome contains:
- the itsn2a gene encoding intersectin-2a isoform X2, with amino-acid sequence MNGGTSVWAITPEERGKYDKQFDSLAPVLGYVSGEQARKFFLQSGLPPSVLAEIWHLADTDSDGKMDRLEFSIAMKLIKLRLQGRSLPSSLPIIMKQSPGSAPIVPSAARFGMGSMPNLSVGLSSIPAMPILTPIPINPMQPLVPVPMTLPLISIQGNSGLPNGSVSLLPPPLVHSNAGLPLSGFSSPMTFSPPSSMSKANSLLDLGSSSSNSSSTTSLASNSPKMATNDWSIPQASRLKYRQQFNTLDKLMSGYLSGPQVRNALIASNLTQTQLATIWTLADVDRDGRLQGDEFILAMHLVDMAKSGRPLPLTLPQDLVPPSLRGGMKPIELVNGTGPPLSSCLIDTIETEPPQKNKSNVSFEDKLKENFARGSAELEKRRQALEDAQRKERERREREEREAQERREREARELENRRRLEEERRLERMREMERQREEERVRELERKEAARQEMERQRREEWERGKKEELSRRRTGEQEEISRLRAKKKSLELELEAVGNKHKQISDRLRDAQSKRWILKAEVDLINQKRDARISEINTLQLHFEDWQKKLSLLVPEQQRLTEKLRSIGLSKISPGTLTSLTGSVTEKGVNCRRLKDQLDTLERETTDKLAQMDQYNKELKELREKQVRQQDVLDDLYRVKEEKQRELQRLREEEKERRRRELEEAARQAKLEEERRQQREKEEEEARQRRLLEEQREEEEREAQARLRAGQEKAQEEERKRRQEEEEERKRRQEEERRRRQEEERRRRRGEGDRRKKRGEEDWKRRRQEEEERKRRQEEERRRRQEEEERRRRLEEEERKRKDEEERRKKEDRGHLQPAPKLTVFRALYSFQARNSDELSIDANCLIEVDEQTLGEPGWLCGTYRGNRGWFPQSYAEKCLSMDVTTSAPPLPGKTPRPPPAADTRFYPRVPAIEVVNDGSSPAQPDSSQSTVPLLARAITSWSDRQDRHSELLPGAADGVTALLSLSQGDIVGVLQQREDWCLGQLNGTQGWFPKDCITLLTNSHTDVDGSDPGDSAHLEEYVALYTYESPEAGDLTFVEGDVIIMTEREGEWWRGCIGDQTGVFPSNYVRPVELEVSRSGAQKSEIAQAVTSTNTSTPTVHQLTLSPGQLIVVLAKNSTGWWLGELQARGKKRQRGWFHHSHVKLLSPSCTKSPPSPLPVCQVIAMYDYTAANQDELSFSKGQLINILDKTNPDWWKGEVNGVTGLLPTNYVKMTTDSDPSQQCDSVSMSEHGNTDGCADLMSLDTMSPQERKRQGYIHELIHTEETYVEDLELVLEVFYKPMSDSGRLTEEEMGVIFVNWRELIMCNTKLLKALRVRKKSGGENMPVQLIGDLLASELAHMQPYIRFCSCQLNAAALLQSKTHDHPDFKDFLKKIATNYRCKGMPLSSFLLKPMQRITRYPLIIKNILEHTPDGHADQGPLREALERAEELCSQVNEGVREKENSDRLEWLQAHIQCEGPIEHLVFNSLTNCLGPRKLLHSGRLYKTKSSRELWAFLFSDFLLLTHSAKQFSSSGSDKLFSLKSNVQLKMYKTPLFLNEVLVKMPPDPSSDEPLFHVSHIDRVYTLKTETLNERTMWVQKIKAASEHFIETEKKRREKAYQARSLKSSGIGRLLVTVIEAQELKACKPNGKSNPYCELTMGAQCYTSRSISDTLSPKWNFHCQFFIKDLYQDVLCITVFEKDQFSPDDFLGRTEVPVATIKKEMESKGAANRRLLLHEVATGEVWVKLDLQLYEPIK
- the itsn2a gene encoding intersectin-2a isoform X8; the protein is MNGGTSVWAITPEERGKYDKQFDSLAPVLGYVSGEQARKFFLQSGLPPSVLAEIWHLADTDSDGKMDRLEFSIAMKLIKLRLQGRSLPSSLPIIMKQSPGSAPIVPSAARFGLPLSGFSSPMTFSPPSSMSKANSLLDLGSSSSNSSSTTSLASNSPKMATNDWSIPQASRLKYRQQFNTLDKLMSGYLSGPQVRNALIASNLTQTQLATIWTLADVDRDGRLQGDEFILAMHLVDMAKSGRPLPLTLPQDLVPPSLRGGMKPIELVNGTGPPLSSCLIDTIETEPPQKNKSNVSFEDKLKENFARGSAELEKRRQALEDAQRKERERREREEREAQERREREARELENRRRLEEERRLERMREMERQREEERVRELERKEAARQEMERQRREEWERGKKEELSRRRTGEQEEISRLRAKKKSLELELEAVGNKHKQISDRLRDAQSKRWILKAEVDLINQKRDARISEINTLQLHFEDWQKKLSLLVPEQQRLTEKLRSIGLSKISPGTLTSLTGSVTEKGVNCRRLKDQLDTLERETTDKLAQMDQYNKELKELREKQVRQQDVLDDLYRVKEEKQRELQRLREEEKERRRRELEEAARQAKLEEERRQQREKEEEEARQRRLLEEQREEEEREAQARLRAGQEKAQEEERKRRQEEEEERKRRQEEERRRRQEEERRRRRGEGDRRKKRGEEDWKRRRQEEEERKRRQEEERRRRQEEEERRRRLEEEERKRKDEEERRKKEDRGHLQPAPKLTVFRALYSFQARNSDELSIDANCLIEVDEQTLGEPGWLCGTYRGNRGWFPQSYAEKCLSMDVTTSAPPLPGKTPRPPPAADTRFYPRVPAIEVVNDGSSPAQPDSSQPQSTVPLLARAITSWSDRQDRHSELLPGAADGVTALLSLSQGDIVGVLQQREDWCLGQLNGTQGWFPKDCITLLTNSHTDVDGSDPGDSAHLEEYVALYTYESPEAGDLTFVEGDVIIMTEREGEWWRGCIGDQTGVFPSNYVRPVELEVSRSGAQKSEIAQAVTSTNTSTPTVHQLTLSPGQLIVVLAKNSTGWWLGELQARGKKRQRGWFHHSHVKLLSPSCTKSPPSPLPVCQVIAMYDYTAANQDELSFSKGQLINILDKTNPDWWKGEVNGVTGLLPTNYVKMTTDSDPSQQCDSVSMSEHGNTDGCADLMSLDTMSPQERKRQGYIHELIHTEETYVEDLELVLEVFYKPMSDSGRLTEEEMGVIFVNWRELIMCNTKLLKALRVRKKSGGENMPVQLIGDLLASELAHMQPYIRFCSCQLNAAALLQSKTHDHPDFKDFLKKIATNYRCKGMPLSSFLLKPMQRITRYPLIIKNILEHTPDGHADQGPLREALERAEELCSQVNEGVREKENSDRLEWLQAHIQCEGPIEHLVFNSLTNCLGPRKLLHSGRLYKTKSSRELWAFLFSDFLLLTHSAKQFSSSGSDKLFSLKSNVQLKMYKTPLFLNEVLVKMPPDPSSDEPLFHVSHIDRVYTLKTETLNERTMWVQKIKAASEHFIETEKKRREKAYQARSLKSSGIGRLLVTVIEAQELKACKPNGKSNPYCELTMGAQCYTSRSISDTLSPKWNFHCQFFIKDLYQDVLCITVFEKDQFSPDDFLGRTEVPVATIKKEMESKGAANRRLLLHEVATGEVWVKLDLQLYEPIK
- the itsn2a gene encoding intersectin-2a isoform X3, yielding MNGGTSVWAITPEERGKYDKQFDSLAPVLGYVSGEQARKFFLQSGLPPSVLAEIWHLADTDSDGKMDRLEFSIAMKLIKLRLQGRSLPSSLPIIMKQSPGSAPIVPSAARFGMGSMPNLSVGLSSIPAMPILTPIPINPMQPLVPVPMTLPLISIQGNSGLPNGSVSLLPPPLVHSNAGLPLSGFSSPMTFSPPSSMSKANSLLDLGSSSSNSSSTTSLASNSPKMATNDWSIPQASRLKYRQQFNTLDKLMSGYLSGPQVRNALIASNLTQTQLATIWTLADVDRDGRLQGDEFILAMHLVDMAKSGRPLPLTLPQDLVPPSLRGGMKPIELVNGTGPPLSSCLIDTIETEPPQKNKSNVSFEDKLKENFARGSAELEKRRQALEDAQRKERERREREEREAQERREREARELENRRRLEEERRLERMREMERQREEERVRELERKEAARQEMERQRREEWERGKKEELSRRRTGEQEEISRLRAKKKSLELELEAVGNKHKQISDRLRDAQSKRWILKAEVDLINQKRDARISEINTLQLHFEDWQKKLSLLVPEQQRLTEKLRSIGLSKISPGTLTSLTGSVTEKGVNCRRLKDQLDTLERETTDKLAQMDQYNKELKELREKQVRQQDVLDDLYRVKEEKQRELQRLREEEKERRRRELEEAARQAKLEEERRQQREKEEEEARQRRLLEEQREEEEREAQARLRAGQEKAQEEERKRRQEEEEERKRRQEEERRRRQEEERRRRRGEGDRRKKRGEEDWKRRRQEEEERKRRQEEERRRRQEEEERRRRLEEEERKRKDEEERRKKEDRGHLQPAPKLTVFRALYSFQARNSDELSIDANCLIEVDEQTLGEPGWLCGTYRGNRGWFPQSYAEKCLSMDVTTSAPPLPGKTPRPPPAADTRVPAIEVVNDGSSPAQPDSSQPQSTVPLLARAITSWSDRQDRHSELLPGAADGVTALLSLSQGDIVGVLQQREDWCLGQLNGTQGWFPKDCITLLTNSHTDVDGSDPGDSAHLEEYVALYTYESPEAGDLTFVEGDVIIMTEREGEWWRGCIGDQTGVFPSNYVRPVELEVSRSGAQKSEIAQAVTSTNTSTPTVHQLTLSPGQLIVVLAKNSTGWWLGELQARGKKRQRGWFHHSHVKLLSPSCTKSPPSPLPVCQVIAMYDYTAANQDELSFSKGQLINILDKTNPDWWKGEVNGVTGLLPTNYVKMTTDSDPSQQCDSVSMSEHGNTDGCADLMSLDTMSPQERKRQGYIHELIHTEETYVEDLELVLEVFYKPMSDSGRLTEEEMGVIFVNWRELIMCNTKLLKALRVRKKSGGENMPVQLIGDLLASELAHMQPYIRFCSCQLNAAALLQSKTHDHPDFKDFLKKIATNYRCKGMPLSSFLLKPMQRITRYPLIIKNILEHTPDGHADQGPLREALERAEELCSQVNEGVREKENSDRLEWLQAHIQCEGPIEHLVFNSLTNCLGPRKLLHSGRLYKTKSSRELWAFLFSDFLLLTHSAKQFSSSGSDKLFSLKSNVQLKMYKTPLFLNEVLVKMPPDPSSDEPLFHVSHIDRVYTLKTETLNERTMWVQKIKAASEHFIETEKKRREKAYQARSLKSSGIGRLLVTVIEAQELKACKPNGKSNPYCELTMGAQCYTSRSISDTLSPKWNFHCQFFIKDLYQDVLCITVFEKDQFSPDDFLGRTEVPVATIKKEMESKGAANRRLLLHEVATGEVWVKLDLQLYEPIK